Proteins found in one Geomonas subterranea genomic segment:
- a CDS encoding acyl-CoA dehydratase activase, translated as MSDTLKIGIDLGSRKAKFALMRGDQIVRLADLDTIAFYKKYGSIVNEELSLDLQGSGIFSAEELAEAQITVTGYGRNSINLHGARVISEIKAHVAGARTQTGLANFTLLDMGGQDTKVAQVVAGRLTDFVMNDKCAASSGRYLENMAAVLEVSLEELSSHSDDPIALDATCGIFGESELIGQILRGYPVSRLCAGVNLTLVKRVMPMLKRFPGDTLVITGGVAMNAAMVNLLRAQCGMEIVIPQHPQHNGAIGCAANL; from the coding sequence GTGTCAGATACACTGAAAATAGGAATAGACCTCGGGAGCAGGAAGGCGAAGTTCGCCCTGATGCGCGGCGACCAGATCGTCAGACTGGCGGACCTGGACACCATCGCCTTCTACAAGAAGTACGGCAGCATCGTGAACGAAGAGCTGTCGCTCGACCTTCAGGGGAGTGGCATCTTCAGCGCTGAAGAGCTGGCCGAGGCGCAGATAACGGTGACCGGCTACGGCCGCAACAGCATCAACCTGCACGGCGCGCGGGTCATATCCGAGATCAAGGCGCACGTCGCCGGTGCGCGCACCCAGACCGGGCTCGCCAACTTCACCCTGCTGGACATGGGGGGACAGGACACGAAAGTGGCCCAGGTGGTCGCGGGGAGGCTCACCGACTTCGTCATGAACGACAAGTGCGCCGCCTCCAGCGGCCGGTACCTGGAAAACATGGCGGCGGTGCTCGAGGTAAGCCTGGAGGAACTCTCCTCCCACTCCGACGACCCCATCGCACTGGATGCCACCTGCGGCATCTTCGGCGAAAGCGAGCTGATCGGCCAGATCCTGCGGGGGTATCCCGTCTCCAGGCTCTGCGCCGGCGTCAACCTCACCCTGGTGAAGCGGGTGATGCCGATGCTGAAGCGCTTCCCCGGGGACACGCTGGTCATCACCGGCGGGGTCGCGATGAACGCCGCCATGGTGAACCTGTTGAGGGCGCAATGCGGCATGGAGATCGTGATTCCACAGCACCCGCAGCATAACGGCGCCATCGGCTGCGCCGCAAACCTTTAA
- a CDS encoding cytochrome C: MRIGKKDWIFIGIIAAVFLIFYVISGEEKTKRVPLDDAHKPSYELFKKTGSKMEADKGCPACHNTNPGGIPFPAKHPVKPKDGPMRCLFCHKLKLAGVQ, encoded by the coding sequence ATGCGTATCGGCAAAAAGGACTGGATCTTCATCGGCATCATCGCTGCCGTTTTTCTCATCTTCTACGTCATTTCCGGCGAGGAAAAGACCAAGCGCGTCCCCCTGGACGACGCCCACAAGCCCTCCTACGAGCTGTTCAAGAAGACCGGCAGCAAGATGGAGGCCGACAAGGGCTGCCCCGCCTGCCACAACACCAATCCCGGCGGCATCCCTTTCCCCGCGAAACACCCCGTGAAACCCAAGGACGGGCCGATGCGCTGCCTGTTCTGCCACAAGCTTAAGTTAGCCGGAGTGCAATGA
- a CDS encoding putative metallopeptidase: protein MTTLNLTGELERLIYDITLRTPELQHVIPEKLLVCVSTGRTSRGGSLAKIHPLRFAGGERSVKTRRGRRSVLCTMPSITHRGEEMLYVIYFLIPRFLELSFREKMITIFHELYHISPACDGDIRRFPGRNYAHGSSTKSYNLLMGQLVDRYVEALPDRSALDFLEGNLAALRSRHSAIVARRLQAPRISITPA from the coding sequence ATGACCACGCTGAACCTGACCGGGGAGCTGGAGCGGCTGATCTACGACATCACCCTCCGCACCCCGGAGCTGCAACACGTCATCCCCGAGAAGCTGCTGGTCTGCGTCTCCACCGGCCGGACCAGCCGCGGCGGGAGCCTGGCGAAGATCCACCCGCTGCGTTTCGCCGGCGGAGAAAGATCGGTCAAGACCAGGCGCGGCAGGCGTAGCGTCCTTTGCACCATGCCCAGCATCACCCACCGCGGCGAGGAGATGCTCTACGTCATCTACTTCCTGATCCCCCGCTTCCTGGAACTCTCCTTCCGCGAGAAGATGATCACCATCTTCCACGAGCTCTACCACATCTCCCCGGCCTGCGACGGCGACATCCGCCGCTTCCCTGGCCGAAACTACGCCCACGGCTCGTCCACCAAAAGCTACAACCTGTTGATGGGGCAACTGGTGGACCGCTACGTGGAGGCGCTGCCGGACCGGTCCGCGCTCGACTTCCTGGAGGGGAACCTGGCGGCCCTGCGCTCGCGGCACAGCGCCATCGTGGCCCGACGGCTGCAGGCCCCCCGCATCAGCATCACGCCGGCTTGA
- a CDS encoding OmpA family protein, with amino-acid sequence MKKYLLLLVLVPALLFTLLPQAHAEIKAQSFSLSPFVGGYTFIGKEHLETAPAFGLRGGYNFTRHFGLEAVFDYVPTEGKRNSNIGDLDAYNYHLDMLYHFMPDRQLVPYVAAGYGGQSREASGPFETTRSAFNYGAGVKYFLTEAMALRGDLRHLILREDGESFHNLEYSVGLDFVFGGVKEAPAAVAKPAPVAQPAPAEEPPLEVVPAAEPTPGHYKYCVTLHGEFDIDKAAIRQEDKEQIAPVCEFMKQYPTTTAVIEGHTDNVGTPEYNLDLSKRRAQAVVDYMVANCGIDRSRLEARGFGMARPVASNATDEGRQANRRIEAIIDCAFDVKEVKPPERLCMALVVEFDTGKADIKPQYKDEMAKVADYMKKYPTTTAIIEGHTDNVGGYEYNMKLSRERAESAVRYLVDNFGIEKGRLTAKGYGYTRRVAYNSTAEGRAKNRRINAIIDCVVTK; translated from the coding sequence ATGAAAAAGTACCTGCTGTTGCTTGTTCTGGTTCCCGCATTGTTGTTCACCCTGCTCCCGCAGGCACACGCCGAGATCAAGGCACAAAGCTTCTCCCTCTCACCCTTTGTTGGCGGTTACACCTTCATCGGCAAGGAACACCTGGAAACAGCCCCCGCCTTCGGTTTGCGCGGCGGCTACAACTTCACCCGGCACTTCGGCCTGGAGGCTGTGTTCGACTATGTCCCCACCGAGGGCAAGAGAAACAGCAACATCGGCGACCTGGATGCCTACAACTACCACCTCGACATGCTCTATCACTTCATGCCGGACCGGCAGTTGGTCCCCTACGTCGCAGCCGGTTATGGCGGGCAGTCCCGTGAAGCATCCGGGCCGTTCGAGACCACCCGTTCCGCCTTCAACTACGGTGCTGGCGTAAAGTACTTCCTAACTGAAGCCATGGCGCTAAGGGGAGACCTGCGGCATCTCATCCTCAGGGAGGATGGCGAATCCTTCCACAACCTCGAGTACAGCGTCGGGTTGGACTTCGTGTTCGGCGGTGTCAAGGAGGCCCCCGCGGCCGTAGCAAAACCGGCACCGGTGGCGCAGCCGGCTCCCGCTGAGGAGCCCCCCCTGGAGGTGGTCCCGGCGGCTGAGCCGACGCCTGGCCACTACAAGTACTGCGTCACCCTGCATGGCGAATTCGACATCGACAAGGCCGCCATCCGCCAGGAGGACAAGGAACAGATCGCTCCGGTGTGTGAGTTCATGAAGCAGTACCCCACCACCACCGCCGTCATCGAGGGGCACACCGACAACGTCGGAACCCCCGAGTACAACCTAGACCTTTCCAAGCGTCGCGCCCAGGCTGTTGTCGACTACATGGTCGCCAACTGCGGCATCGACCGCTCGCGTCTCGAGGCGCGCGGCTTCGGCATGGCGCGCCCGGTGGCGTCCAATGCGACGGACGAGGGACGCCAGGCCAACCGACGCATCGAGGCGATCATCGACTGCGCCTTCGACGTGAAGGAGGTTAAGCCTCCCGAGCGTCTGTGCATGGCCCTGGTGGTCGAATTCGACACCGGCAAGGCGGACATAAAGCCGCAGTACAAGGACGAAATGGCGAAGGTCGCCGATTACATGAAGAAGTACCCGACCACCACCGCGATCATCGAAGGGCATACCGATAACGTCGGTGGCTATGAGTACAACATGAAGCTGTCGCGCGAGCGCGCCGAGAGCGCCGTGCGGTACCTGGTCGACAACTTCGGCATCGAGAAGGGGCGCCTGACCGCGAAGGGATACGGCTACACCAGGCGCGTTGCCTACAACAGCACGGCCGAAGGACGTGCCAAGAACCGCAGGATCAACGCCATCATCGACTGCGTGGTGACAAAGTAG
- the mscL gene encoding large conductance mechanosensitive channel protein MscL, producing MLKEFKQFALKGNVLDLAIAVVIGAAFGKVVSSFVADIITPPIGKLLGNMDFSSLFINLSSTPVRSVAEAKAAGVPVVAYGLFLNAIFDFVIIAFALFLLVRQINRLQPAPAAPVTTKECPRCCTMIPVNASRCPNCTSEQ from the coding sequence ATGTTAAAGGAATTCAAGCAGTTCGCGTTGAAGGGAAATGTCCTTGATCTCGCAATTGCAGTCGTCATCGGCGCGGCCTTCGGCAAAGTGGTCAGCTCTTTCGTCGCAGACATCATCACCCCGCCCATCGGAAAACTCCTCGGCAACATGGATTTCTCCTCCCTGTTCATCAACCTTTCCAGCACCCCCGTCCGCTCCGTGGCGGAAGCCAAGGCTGCGGGCGTGCCGGTGGTGGCTTACGGCCTTTTCCTGAACGCCATTTTCGACTTCGTAATCATCGCCTTTGCCCTGTTCCTTCTGGTGCGCCAGATAAACAGGCTGCAGCCGGCGCCGGCTGCACCGGTGACGACCAAGGAGTGCCCGCGCTGCTGCACCATGATCCCGGTGAATGCCAGCCGCTGCCCCAATTGCACGTCGGAGCAGTAG
- a CDS encoding cation transporter, whose product MNTRLQKLYRAAQLLAFITVFYNVLEGVVSAWFGFEDESLALFGFGLDSFVEVVSGAGIWHMVRRQRENPDQAPDQFERGALRITGGGFYLLAAGLLGTAVYDAFQHHAPATTFWGIVVSLVSILSMWLLIQQKVKVGKELGSQAILADAACTRVCLYLSVILLVSSAGYYLTGIGWLDSAGALGIAWFSFKEGREAFGKASGIACSCS is encoded by the coding sequence ATGAACACGCGACTTCAAAAATTGTATCGGGCTGCGCAATTGCTGGCCTTCATAACCGTCTTCTACAACGTCCTCGAAGGGGTCGTCTCGGCCTGGTTCGGCTTCGAGGACGAGTCACTGGCGCTCTTCGGCTTCGGCCTCGATTCCTTCGTCGAGGTGGTGTCCGGGGCGGGGATATGGCACATGGTGCGCCGCCAGCGGGAGAACCCCGACCAAGCGCCCGACCAGTTCGAGCGCGGGGCGCTCAGGATCACCGGCGGCGGCTTTTACCTGCTCGCTGCCGGTCTGCTCGGTACCGCCGTCTACGACGCCTTTCAGCACCACGCCCCCGCCACCACCTTCTGGGGGATCGTCGTCTCCTTGGTTTCCATACTCTCCATGTGGCTGTTGATACAACAGAAGGTGAAGGTGGGGAAGGAGCTCGGTTCCCAGGCTATCCTCGCCGACGCCGCCTGCACCAGGGTCTGTCTCTACCTTTCCGTCATCCTGCTCGTCTCCAGCGCCGGCTATTATCTCACCGGCATCGGTTGGCTCGACTCGGCCGGAGCACTCGGCATCGCCTGGTTCAGCTTCAAGGAGGGGAGGGAGGCCTTCGGCAAGGCGAGCGGCATTGCCTGCTCCTGCAGTTGA
- a CDS encoding helix-turn-helix transcriptional regulator, which translates to MKNNPNVTQLPRAATAQPHGDRLLRQAEVQAMLGAAKSTVEQWRLKGQGPKFVKIGRSVRYRFSDVTAYIAGLEAFGSTTEADHAA; encoded by the coding sequence ATGAAGAATAACCCAAATGTCACTCAACTCCCCCGCGCAGCAACGGCACAACCTCACGGTGATCGTCTTCTGAGGCAGGCCGAGGTACAGGCTATGCTCGGTGCGGCCAAATCGACGGTTGAGCAGTGGCGCCTCAAAGGCCAGGGGCCGAAGTTCGTTAAGATCGGACGCTCGGTCAGGTATCGCTTCAGCGATGTTACCGCCTACATCGCCGGCCTTGAGGCGTTCGGGTCAACCACCGAAGCCGACCACGCGGCGTAG
- a CDS encoding tyrosine-type recombinase/integrase codes for MADAKGKIKIGKRSVDGLPLAQKGQQVDYWDSDLKGFGVRVSHTSKAYFVMKRVNGKLTRVTLGKHGILTAENARAAAIDALSELHKGIDINREKAQNRERGVSLGDMLESYFMARQELKPRTVTTYRDLFRLYLSDWMSKPIGEITKDMVAQRHLKVSQKGKAAANNTMRTLRLVYNFANELLDDTLPVNPVKRLSNTRQWFKVERRDSIVAEADLPKWLTSVNRLDNPTIRDYLLLLLFTGARRTETASLSWSDVDMGQRTFVLTKTKNGKPLPLPMSDFIYQIFQRRAALRENDFVFPGTGKHGHLVEPRKQMLKVMDETGVKFTLHDMRRSYTSAIDGVVGYYELKRLLNHAANTNDVTAGYVVKNVEKLRPLMQRVTDTLMFAAHAWSPYEQPTPAESNPGVINLAEKRRQRQADTKFPYERHPSEATAPR; via the coding sequence ATGGCAGATGCAAAGGGGAAGATCAAGATCGGGAAGAGGTCTGTCGATGGACTGCCGCTTGCGCAGAAAGGCCAGCAGGTTGACTACTGGGATTCAGACCTGAAAGGTTTTGGCGTCCGCGTATCACATACGAGCAAGGCATACTTCGTGATGAAGCGCGTGAACGGGAAGTTAACACGGGTGACGCTCGGCAAGCATGGCATCCTTACCGCTGAGAACGCACGCGCCGCCGCCATAGACGCCCTCTCGGAACTACACAAAGGCATCGACATCAACCGCGAGAAAGCACAGAACCGGGAGCGAGGCGTCAGCCTCGGGGACATGCTTGAGAGCTACTTCATGGCCCGGCAGGAGTTGAAGCCGCGCACTGTCACCACCTACCGCGACCTTTTCAGGCTGTACCTCTCTGACTGGATGAGTAAGCCCATTGGGGAAATTACTAAGGACATGGTGGCGCAACGGCACTTGAAGGTTTCTCAGAAGGGAAAGGCCGCCGCAAACAACACCATGCGTACCCTGCGACTGGTCTACAATTTTGCCAACGAACTTTTGGATGACACCTTGCCCGTGAACCCCGTCAAGCGACTGTCGAACACGCGCCAGTGGTTCAAGGTCGAACGGAGAGACAGCATTGTCGCGGAAGCCGATCTCCCCAAATGGCTCACCAGTGTCAACAGGCTGGACAATCCGACCATCCGAGACTACCTCTTGTTGCTCCTCTTCACTGGCGCTAGGCGCACAGAGACGGCATCACTATCATGGTCGGACGTAGACATGGGGCAGCGAACCTTTGTCCTCACCAAGACCAAGAACGGAAAGCCCTTGCCTCTCCCCATGAGTGACTTCATCTATCAAATCTTCCAGCGGCGTGCGGCTCTGCGTGAAAACGATTTCGTTTTTCCGGGGACTGGGAAGCATGGTCATCTAGTCGAGCCGAGGAAGCAGATGCTCAAGGTGATGGACGAAACGGGCGTTAAGTTCACCCTGCACGACATGAGGCGGTCTTATACAAGCGCGATCGACGGCGTTGTGGGCTACTATGAACTGAAGCGTTTGCTGAACCATGCGGCCAATACCAACGATGTTACCGCAGGGTACGTGGTCAAAAATGTCGAAAAGCTCCGCCCCCTCATGCAGCGAGTTACGGACACCTTGATGTTTGCGGCCCACGCATGGAGCCCTTATGAACAACCGACCCCGGCAGAATCCAATCCGGGCGTCATCAACCTTGCGGAGAAGAGGCGGCAGCGGCAGGCGGATACAAAGTTCCCGTATGAAAGGCATCCATCGGAGGCCACCGCCCCACGTTAA
- a CDS encoding TetR/AcrR family transcriptional regulator: MSSVTKQNPPPADRPSGRRAKRSEETRQRIFRAALGLFAERGFNATTIEAITAAADVGKGTFFNYFENKESVLLEYRELQMERVAEFVTAHRDSDRPLAPLLLQLALTLTAEQEKGPGLIQSLMTAVFGSETVQKRMAEAMEGNIRQLSALMARRQQSGEIRCDLDAFSIAQSFQRIIFGTMITWSLNPVDPLEENLKKSIQLFVDGARST; this comes from the coding sequence ATGAGCAGCGTCACAAAGCAGAATCCCCCCCCTGCCGACCGCCCCTCAGGACGCAGGGCGAAAAGGAGCGAGGAAACCAGGCAGCGGATCTTCCGGGCCGCGCTCGGCCTCTTCGCGGAGCGGGGGTTCAACGCTACCACCATAGAGGCGATCACCGCCGCCGCTGACGTGGGCAAGGGAACTTTTTTCAACTACTTCGAAAACAAGGAAAGCGTCCTGCTCGAATACCGGGAACTGCAGATGGAGCGGGTGGCGGAGTTCGTCACCGCGCACCGTGATTCGGACCGTCCGCTCGCGCCGCTTTTGCTGCAACTGGCACTGACGCTGACTGCTGAGCAGGAAAAAGGGCCCGGGCTGATCCAGAGCCTCATGACCGCCGTTTTCGGCAGCGAGACGGTCCAGAAGCGGATGGCGGAGGCGATGGAGGGCAACATCCGGCAGCTCTCGGCCCTCATGGCGCGGCGCCAGCAATCGGGGGAGATCCGCTGCGACCTCGATGCCTTCAGCATCGCTCAGTCGTTCCAGCGCATCATTTTCGGCACCATGATCACCTGGTCGCTCAACCCGGTCGATCCCCTGGAGGAGAACCTTAAGAAGAGCATCCAGCTCTTCGTCGACGGGGCCCGCTCCACGTAG
- a CDS encoding TolC family protein: MITNALKLLTVSLLLALAGRQACAQDSPPLALSLDQAITRGLETNLNAVLARSRVNEAEGTRERRVAGYLPHLRIETPFAWQTRNLRAQGISLPNSPAVVGPFTSYDFRIYGEQNILDLQSYHAIRAAEQEKKARLDDYLDARGEVIRLVTVQYLNAAYAEARVATARSRVQTSEALEKLARDQRAAGVADGLDVLRAQVQLANDRQNLQVTGNNAQLALLALARSVGIDLGTPITLTDKLAFKPLEPPRIEQGIEAALESRPDYRSLFSQRASLEELVKASRSRYLPKIVVSGNYGTSGQEVSSLDPSGMLQVNMVLNLFDYDRKGERLELESRLERNARQVADLKLGVEQDIRAALLTLASATDQVATAREGAQLAERELQYAGDRFRNGVANNIEVVTAQEALARARDNELNALAQHAEAKIALARALGDTEKVYRLFLGIE, encoded by the coding sequence ATGATCACAAACGCCTTGAAACTGTTGACCGTATCCCTCCTGCTGGCTCTGGCGGGGAGACAGGCGTGCGCCCAGGACTCCCCTCCCCTGGCGCTGTCGCTGGACCAGGCCATCACCCGCGGGCTGGAGACGAACTTGAACGCGGTGCTGGCGAGATCCAGGGTGAACGAAGCGGAAGGGACGCGGGAACGCAGGGTGGCCGGTTACCTCCCGCACCTGCGCATCGAGACGCCGTTCGCCTGGCAGACCCGCAACCTGCGCGCCCAGGGGATCAGCCTCCCCAACTCCCCGGCCGTGGTCGGTCCCTTCACCAGCTATGACTTCCGCATCTACGGCGAGCAGAACATCCTCGACCTGCAGAGCTACCACGCCATCAGGGCGGCCGAACAGGAGAAAAAGGCGCGGCTCGACGACTACCTGGATGCGCGCGGCGAGGTGATCCGGCTGGTCACGGTGCAGTACCTGAATGCCGCCTACGCCGAGGCCCGGGTGGCGACGGCGCGAAGCCGGGTGCAGACCTCGGAGGCCCTGGAGAAACTGGCCCGGGACCAGCGCGCGGCCGGGGTGGCCGACGGCCTGGACGTGCTGCGCGCCCAGGTGCAGCTTGCCAACGACCGCCAGAACCTCCAGGTGACCGGGAACAACGCGCAACTCGCCCTGCTCGCCCTGGCCCGCAGCGTCGGCATCGACCTGGGCACCCCCATCACCCTCACCGACAAGCTCGCCTTCAAGCCCCTGGAACCGCCGCGGATCGAGCAGGGGATCGAGGCCGCGCTGGAAAGCCGCCCCGACTACCGCTCGCTCTTTTCCCAGCGCGCCTCCCTGGAGGAGCTGGTGAAGGCCTCCCGCTCGCGCTACCTCCCGAAGATCGTGGTGAGCGGCAACTACGGCACCAGCGGCCAGGAGGTGAGCAGCCTCGATCCGAGCGGGATGCTGCAGGTCAACATGGTGCTGAACCTGTTCGACTACGACCGCAAGGGTGAGCGCCTGGAACTGGAGAGCCGCCTCGAGCGCAACGCCCGGCAGGTGGCCGACCTGAAACTCGGGGTGGAGCAGGACATCCGCGCGGCCCTGTTGACTCTGGCTTCCGCGACTGACCAGGTGGCCACCGCGCGGGAAGGGGCGCAGCTCGCCGAGCGCGAACTGCAGTACGCCGGCGACCGCTTCAGAAACGGGGTCGCCAACAACATCGAGGTGGTCACGGCGCAGGAAGCGCTGGCGCGGGCTCGCGACAACGAGCTCAACGCGCTGGCGCAGCACGCCGAGGCGAAGATAGCGCTCGCCCGCGCCTTGGGCGACACGGAAAAGGTGTACCGGCTGTTCCTGGGCATCGAATAA
- a CDS encoding HlyD family secretion protein, producing the protein MKRKLIPIILLVAVAAGAGYFFTHRAAKDAGATSVTLSGNIEAHESVLGFKVPGRLTELPVEEGELVKAGDILARLDQSDYRQQVQIDEAGVGTRQAELGLATAGSRPQEKKAAHQSVLDAQADYELKKHDLQRYQALYEKDEVSAQVRDTASAALKRSQAALERAKQNYDQVLEGVRKEQVEINRAAVRSARQALELSRIKLSYTTLQAPISGVVLVRQAELGEVLAAGAPVVTIADLDHLWMRGYLSETDLGRVKLGQVATVKTDTYPGKSYRGRVSFISSQAEFTPKSVETHKERVTLVYRIKIELENPGHELKPGMPADATFSVAPAR; encoded by the coding sequence ATGAAAAGAAAACTGATCCCGATCATCCTGCTGGTCGCCGTCGCAGCCGGCGCCGGATACTTCTTCACCCACCGCGCCGCTAAGGATGCCGGCGCCACTTCGGTGACGCTCTCCGGGAACATCGAGGCGCACGAGAGTGTGCTCGGGTTCAAGGTTCCCGGTCGCCTGACGGAACTGCCGGTCGAGGAGGGGGAGCTGGTCAAGGCGGGAGACATCCTGGCAAGGCTCGACCAGAGCGATTACCGGCAGCAGGTGCAGATCGACGAGGCGGGCGTGGGGACACGCCAGGCGGAGCTTGGGCTCGCCACTGCCGGGAGCCGTCCACAGGAGAAGAAGGCGGCGCACCAGTCGGTCTTGGACGCCCAGGCGGACTACGAGCTGAAAAAGCACGACCTGCAGCGCTACCAGGCCCTCTACGAGAAGGACGAGGTGTCGGCGCAGGTGCGTGACACGGCCTCCGCCGCGCTGAAGCGAAGCCAGGCGGCCCTGGAGCGGGCGAAGCAGAACTACGACCAGGTGCTGGAGGGGGTGCGCAAGGAGCAGGTGGAGATCAATCGCGCCGCGGTCCGGTCGGCGCGCCAGGCGCTGGAACTCTCCCGGATCAAGCTCTCCTACACCACCCTCCAGGCCCCCATCTCCGGGGTGGTGCTGGTGCGCCAGGCCGAACTGGGCGAGGTGCTCGCCGCCGGGGCGCCGGTGGTGACCATCGCGGACCTCGACCACCTCTGGATGCGCGGCTACCTGAGCGAGACCGACCTCGGGAGGGTGAAGCTCGGCCAGGTCGCCACGGTCAAGACCGACACCTATCCCGGCAAGTCCTACCGGGGACGGGTCTCCTTCATCTCGTCCCAGGCCGAGTTCACCCCCAAGTCGGTCGAGACTCACAAGGAGCGGGTGACCCTCGTGTACCGCATCAAGATCGAACTCGAGAACCCGGGGCACGAGCTGAAACCGGGGATGCCGGCGGATGCGACCTTCTCCGTGGCGCCGGCCAGGTAA
- a CDS encoding ABC transporter ATP-binding protein codes for MSGGENTIELTGLTKSFPGVRAVDRLSFAVRRGEIFGLVGPDGAGKTTTMRMLAGVLPPDEGNATVAGYDLRRDAERAKHHISYMPQRFGLYEELTVDENIRFYADLFGVPRREREERSVELLQAAGMAEFRSRLAGKLSGGMKQKLGLVCALIHTPEVLLLDEPTNGVDPVSRRDFWRILYTLLDQGVTILTTTAYLDEAERCHRVALLHEGRMLFCDTPANLKGSLPGAVLSIVCAEPRPLRDLLAGMEGISTVMIVGDGLHLVVSDPQRMIPELRTRIAAAGISCDAIEQVPPSIEDLFVEAVQREQAGPANQGGGR; via the coding sequence ATGAGCGGCGGGGAGAACACCATAGAGCTCACCGGGCTCACCAAGTCCTTTCCGGGGGTGCGGGCCGTGGACCGGCTGAGCTTCGCCGTCCGGCGCGGCGAGATCTTCGGGCTGGTCGGCCCGGACGGCGCCGGCAAGACCACCACCATGCGCATGCTGGCGGGAGTACTCCCCCCCGACGAGGGAAACGCCACCGTGGCCGGCTACGACCTGCGCCGCGACGCCGAGCGCGCCAAGCACCACATAAGCTATATGCCGCAGCGCTTCGGGCTTTACGAGGAGCTGACCGTGGACGAGAACATCCGCTTCTACGCGGACCTCTTCGGGGTGCCGCGCCGGGAGCGGGAGGAGCGCTCCGTGGAACTGCTGCAGGCGGCCGGGATGGCGGAGTTCCGCTCCCGCCTCGCCGGGAAACTCTCCGGCGGGATGAAGCAGAAACTGGGGCTTGTCTGCGCGCTGATCCACACCCCGGAGGTGCTCCTGCTGGACGAGCCGACCAACGGGGTCGACCCGGTGTCGCGGCGCGACTTCTGGCGCATCCTCTACACGCTTTTGGACCAGGGCGTTACCATCCTCACCACCACGGCCTACCTGGACGAGGCCGAGCGGTGCCACCGCGTGGCGCTCCTGCACGAGGGGCGCATGCTCTTTTGCGACACCCCCGCCAACCTGAAGGGCTCGCTTCCCGGCGCCGTCTTATCCATCGTCTGCGCCGAACCGCGCCCGCTCCGGGACCTGTTAGCCGGGATGGAGGGGATCTCCACCGTCATGATCGTGGGGGACGGCCTGCACCTGGTGGTCAGCGACCCGCAGCGCATGATCCCGGAACTGCGCACCCGCATCGCCGCGGCCGGAATATCCTGCGACGCCATCGAGCAGGTCCCCCCCTCCATCGAGGACCTCTTCGTCGAGGCGGTGCAGCGCGAACAGGCCGGACCGGCCAACCAGGGGGGCGGGCGATGA